The genomic region GTATTATTGGTAAAGTGAGCGACACCTTGAGATTCACGAGTACTCTTGCAGCCTACGCAAAGCTTAGCGTAAGGAAGGGCATCGAGACGTGCTTCAGCAATATCTTCACGGCAGTCAACGCAACGACCATATTTGCCTTGATCTAATCTTTCGATAGCTTGCTGAACAAGTTGGACTTTAATGCCTTCGTCACTCATAACATTGAGGTTGATTTCGCGCATGAAGTTATCTGAACCAACATCGCCACCGTCTTCGCCGGCATTTCTATCTACTTGGAGGTTGACGCCATTAAGCATTGAGACTTGATCAACGAGTTGAGCGCGGAGGTCAATAAGTTGCTCATAACGTTGTTTCTTGTTCCCACGGTATCTTGGCAGATCTAATTGAATATCAACTTGAGTAGGTTTGCGTGTAGACATATGTGTATTTCCCAGTGTGCGAATCGTTTAGTGTTTTTAGATTTTGAAATAAAATGCAAAAGCTTAGCAATTCAAGACATAACAATTGAAATATCGGTCCTTAGCTTTAGATTCAGCAAAAATTAACAATATTTTAAGGTAAAAAGATGAATAAGCCAGTTTCGGTAGTGATAATGGGTGCATCAGGTAATTTAGCATTGACTAAGTTATTGCCAAGTTTATATACACTATTTACTTCAGGAGCCCTTCCTGCGCAGTTTTCTATATCTGGTTATGCTCGTACAGCGATGAGTCACGATGAATTTCGTGCAAAAGTAAAAGCAAACCTCATGGATAGTGTTGAAGAAACTCAATTAGTAGAGGCTCTGGTCAAAAACTTCCTCGATAAGATTTATTATCATGCAGGGAATTATGATTCGGCAGAAGATTTTGTACAACTTAAAGCTGAATTAGACGACATTAATGCTGATTTTGGTGAGGATATTAAGCGCGTCTTTTATCTATCTATTCCACCGGCAGTATTTGAGCCAGTCATTAATTCACTTCGCGAAAGTCAATTAGTAGAGAAAGGCAACCTCGATCATTTTGTTGTTGTAGAAAAACCTTTTGGTTACGACACGGATTCGGCACGTGAGTTAAATGCTACGATTGGAAAAACTTTTGACGAGAGCCAAGTCTGTCGCATTGACCATTACTTGGGTAAAGAAGCCATTCAGAACCTGATGGTAATGCGTTTTGCGAATATTATTTTTGAGCCCGTTTGGAATAGAAACTACGTTGAGTCAGTAACAATTAGCTGGGAAGAAGATAAAGCTATTGGAGACCGCGGGGGCTATTTTGATGATGCGGGCATTATTCGAGATGTTATTCAAAATCATTTATTACAGATCCTTGCACTTGTGGCAATGGAGCAACCAACTGAACTCACTTCAGATGATATTGCCAATGAAAAAAATCGAGTTCTTCGCGCAATGGAGCCTTTCAAGGACGAAGATGTGGTCATAGGTCAATATACCGATGGGGTATGTTCGGGACGTTCGGTTAATTCTTATAGAGATGAGCCAGGTGTCCCTAAAGATTCTAAACGTGATACTTTTGCAGCGATTCGTTGTGAGATCAATAATCAGCGTTGGAGTGGAGTACCGTTTATCGTTAAAGCTGGTAAGGCAATGACGAAAAGCATGACAGAAATCACTATTCAATTCAAAGATGTTGCTGGAAGTATTTTTGCCAATTCACCTCATCATCCCAATAAGTTGGTGATTCGTGTTCAGCCAGAAGCTGGTATGATTTTCAACATAACTAATAAAGTTCCAGGTAAGGGCATGGTCTTAAAAGATGTTAAGATGGACTTTACTTACAATAGTGGCTTTGATGTAGCAATGCCTGGCGCATACGAAAGGCTTTTACTTGACGCAATTAATGGTGATAAAAGTTTATTTATTTCTTATGAAGAACTGATTCAGTCTTGGGAACTATTTACTCCGATACTTAAAAAAATAGATAAGGGTGAAAAAGACGTTCACTTTTATCGTGCGGGAACGTCAGGACCTGATGCAGCTAATTTTGAATAGAAGTATTTAAAATCTAAAAAAAAAAGGCTCGTGTTTACACGGGCCTTTTTTGTGTATTAATACTAGCGCTTAAATTTTGCGATTTTAAAAATCCCGTAAGGTGGCTTTGATGATGCGCTTCATTGTATGTTTCAGTTGTTCACTGAGTGAAGCTACTTGGGCATGGATGAATAAGCGATCAAGGCTCGTGCCACCCGGATAATCGGAGCGCATTAATTTTATTAGCATGCGATGTGCACGCTTTTGGCAATTGAGAAAAATTAACATTTGCGCTTCTTTGCGAGCAGCACGAAATAATGAGTAGTTAAAAATTTCATTGTAGATAATTTTTGTTCTGCAAGCATACGGC from Lentisphaera profundi harbors:
- a CDS encoding TraR/DksA family transcriptional regulator, which codes for MSTRKPTQVDIQLDLPRYRGNKKQRYEQLIDLRAQLVDQVSMLNGVNLQVDRNAGEDGGDVGSDNFMREINLNVMSDEGIKVQLVQQAIERLDQGKYGRCVDCREDIAEARLDALPYAKLCVGCKSTRESQGVAHFTNNTIGTDFTE
- the zwf gene encoding glucose-6-phosphate dehydrogenase, which codes for MNKPVSVVIMGASGNLALTKLLPSLYTLFTSGALPAQFSISGYARTAMSHDEFRAKVKANLMDSVEETQLVEALVKNFLDKIYYHAGNYDSAEDFVQLKAELDDINADFGEDIKRVFYLSIPPAVFEPVINSLRESQLVEKGNLDHFVVVEKPFGYDTDSARELNATIGKTFDESQVCRIDHYLGKEAIQNLMVMRFANIIFEPVWNRNYVESVTISWEEDKAIGDRGGYFDDAGIIRDVIQNHLLQILALVAMEQPTELTSDDIANEKNRVLRAMEPFKDEDVVIGQYTDGVCSGRSVNSYRDEPGVPKDSKRDTFAAIRCEINNQRWSGVPFIVKAGKAMTKSMTEITIQFKDVAGSIFANSPHHPNKLVIRVQPEAGMIFNITNKVPGKGMVLKDVKMDFTYNSGFDVAMPGAYERLLLDAINGDKSLFISYEELIQSWELFTPILKKIDKGEKDVHFYRAGTSGPDAANFE